The proteins below come from a single Deinococcus carri genomic window:
- a CDS encoding DUF305 domain-containing protein yields the protein MADHRTRSPTRKPDGILTDAVESFALQPLQDGQGTRKITGVAKQADRINLNRRFFSLPVLTAMCSAAQDAVKGGELYGLVQHPDPWWEGPKGLIENIGVKYDRLWMDGDLLRFEGSVVQTTKGKDLQAVLDAGVKVGMSTNVTGSARYLPAKEVDPEWPDPEETIQVVNDDARLITIDAVMGPADLAGELNAADAMKAGQVRSEAEFIDEMIPHHQLAIDMAEKALGFIEHEELKTLAKNIVATQGKEIKTMRRIRKTLDSAEGVDVVNLDELKKKHPDLYAQAVADGKKEAGASSLEDQLASERAARLKLEREIQDGKREGIARTALTDARLPKLGKSGDIDLDARFEKRVTDAALRADSDEEARAEVAALIAERKLTTRTDERDADNNPGLGSESVQDAGGGKSASKSRSTFQAARRNFGL from the coding sequence ATGGCAGACCACCGCACCCGCAGCCCCACCAGGAAACCCGACGGCATCCTCACCGATGCCGTCGAATCCTTTGCCTTGCAGCCCCTGCAGGACGGCCAGGGCACCCGCAAGATCACCGGCGTGGCGAAGCAAGCCGACCGGATCAACCTCAACCGCCGCTTCTTCAGCCTGCCCGTCCTGACGGCCATGTGCAGCGCTGCCCAGGACGCCGTGAAGGGCGGCGAGCTGTACGGCCTGGTGCAGCACCCCGACCCCTGGTGGGAGGGACCCAAGGGGCTGATCGAGAACATCGGCGTGAAGTACGACCGCCTGTGGATGGACGGCGACCTGCTGCGTTTCGAGGGCAGTGTCGTGCAGACCACCAAGGGCAAGGACCTTCAGGCCGTGCTCGATGCCGGGGTGAAGGTCGGGATGTCCACCAACGTGACCGGCAGCGCGCGGTACCTGCCCGCGAAGGAAGTCGATCCGGAGTGGCCGGACCCGGAGGAAACCATTCAGGTCGTCAATGACGACGCGCGGCTCATCACCATCGACGCGGTGATGGGTCCCGCCGATCTCGCCGGTGAGCTGAACGCCGCCGACGCCATGAAAGCGGGCCAGGTGCGGTCAGAGGCGGAGTTCATCGACGAGATGATTCCGCACCATCAACTGGCCATCGACATGGCGGAGAAGGCCCTCGGCTTTATCGAGCACGAGGAACTTAAAACCCTCGCCAAAAACATTGTTGCCACCCAGGGCAAGGAAATCAAAACCATGCGCCGAATCCGCAAAACACTGGATTCGGCTGAAGGAGTTGATGTTGTGAACCTCGACGAACTCAAGAAGAAGCACCCCGACCTCTACGCCCAGGCTGTGGCTGACGGCAAGAAGGAGGCGGGCGCGAGCAGCCTCGAGGACCAGCTCGCCAGCGAACGGGCCGCCCGCCTGAAGCTGGAGCGCGAGATTCAGGACGGGAAACGCGAGGGTATCGCCCGCACCGCCCTGACCGACGCCAGGCTGCCCAAGTTGGGCAAGTCGGGCGACATCGACCTCGATGCCCGCTTCGAGAAGCGCGTGACCGATGCGGCCCTGCGTGCCGATTCCGACGAAGAAGCCCGCGCCGAGGTGGCCGCCCTGATTGCCGAGCGCAAGCTCACCACCCGCACCGATGAACGCGACGCGGACAACAACCCCGGCCTGGGCAGCGAAAGCGTGCAGGACGCGGGAGGCGGCAAGTCTGCCAGCAAGAGTCGTAGCACCTTTCAGGCCGCGCGGCGCAACTTCGGCCTCTGA
- a CDS encoding phage terminase large subunit, whose translation MHVPYAEHYLAEGIWHHNTGKSRANLEKLNMLALKYPGCRLAIVRKKRRSLTETGLVTFEQHVKPACDTRNQQRNVRQSYVYPNGSEIIVAGVDDPVKLMSAEFDVIYVMEATELSVRDWEFLSTRLRNGVIPYQQLLGDCNPGPPSHWLKKRMDAGVTTRIGCNHKDNPRLWDARANAWTPFGRTYIARLNKLTGPRRDRLLNGLWAAAEGMVYSNWRPNIHIVPRFVLPDDWRRIIVIDFGYNHPFVCHWWAISPDGVMYLYREIYRTQRTVKDHARQIRVLTGDEQIEAYVTDHDAEGRATLEQELGIQTIAADKAVAVGIQAVQNRLGREYDPAKPDEPGVVARIFFFEDALVEVDPALLDEETGLAIGPVRTVDEVDGYIWAKGANGETLKEKPVKEADDGMDTTRYAVRYADGFGTPDLPPSGIAGYEQDTNWEGGEEF comes from the coding sequence TTGCATGTCCCTTACGCCGAGCACTATTTGGCTGAGGGCATCTGGCATCACAACACCGGCAAAAGCCGGGCCAACCTCGAAAAGCTCAACATGTTGGCGCTGAAGTATCCCGGCTGCCGCCTCGCCATCGTCCGCAAGAAGCGGCGCAGCCTCACCGAGACGGGCTTGGTGACCTTCGAGCAGCATGTCAAACCCGCGTGCGATACGAGGAACCAGCAGCGCAATGTCCGGCAGTCCTACGTCTACCCGAATGGCAGCGAGATCATCGTTGCCGGGGTGGACGACCCTGTAAAGCTCATGTCCGCCGAGTTCGACGTCATCTATGTCATGGAGGCGACCGAGCTGAGCGTGCGCGATTGGGAGTTCCTCTCTACCCGCCTTCGCAATGGAGTGATTCCCTACCAGCAGTTGCTGGGGGACTGCAACCCAGGGCCGCCCTCGCACTGGCTGAAGAAGCGCATGGACGCTGGGGTCACCACCCGAATCGGGTGCAACCACAAGGACAACCCTCGGCTCTGGGACGCAAGGGCCAATGCGTGGACGCCGTTCGGCCGGACGTATATCGCCCGCCTGAACAAGCTCACGGGTCCGCGTCGGGACCGCCTCTTGAACGGCCTCTGGGCCGCGGCGGAAGGCATGGTCTACAGCAACTGGCGTCCGAACATCCACATTGTTCCGCGGTTCGTGCTCCCAGATGACTGGCGGCGGATCATTGTCATCGACTTTGGGTACAACCACCCGTTCGTCTGCCACTGGTGGGCGATCTCGCCGGATGGGGTGATGTACCTCTATCGGGAGATTTACCGCACCCAGCGGACGGTGAAAGACCACGCACGGCAGATCAGGGTGCTGACTGGGGATGAGCAGATCGAGGCCTACGTGACCGACCATGACGCCGAGGGCCGCGCGACCTTGGAGCAGGAACTGGGCATCCAGACCATTGCAGCAGACAAGGCCGTTGCTGTCGGGATTCAGGCTGTGCAGAACCGGTTAGGGCGTGAGTACGACCCCGCGAAGCCGGACGAGCCTGGGGTGGTCGCCCGCATCTTCTTTTTCGAGGATGCCCTGGTCGAGGTGGACCCCGCGCTGCTGGACGAGGAAACGGGCTTGGCGATTGGTCCAGTCCGGACCGTGGACGAGGTGGATGGCTACATCTGGGCGAAGGGTGCCAACGGTGAGACGCTCAAAGAAAAGCCCGTGAAGGAAGCTGATGACGGGATGGACACGACCCGCTACGCCGTGCGGTACGCGGACGGGTTCGGGACTCCCGACCTTCCCCCCTCCGGCATCGCGGGCTACGAACAGGACACCAACTGGGAAGGAGGTGAAGAGTTCTGA
- a CDS encoding HNH endonuclease, producing the protein MGTKHVTQDQQAQILDLHQRPTAPRAIAEQVGVSLQQVRYVLKKAGVPLHNSTNGACYRNAERVRELAAQGESLSEIARRIGTKHQLVAKFLKEHNIPHTPFRQVGANNPSWRGGRMTDKNGYVLLHMPEHPQANRHGYVREHRYVMEQTLGRALKRTEVVHHRNGQRDDNRPENLELFASNSQHLAETLKGQTPNWSAAGRGRQRAAFDRGLGALNTASQKARTEGDPQ; encoded by the coding sequence ATGGGAACAAAGCACGTAACGCAGGATCAGCAGGCGCAAATCCTTGACCTTCATCAGCGACCAACCGCCCCGCGAGCAATTGCCGAGCAGGTAGGGGTGTCGCTTCAGCAGGTTCGATACGTGCTGAAAAAGGCAGGGGTTCCGCTCCATAACTCGACAAACGGCGCGTGCTACCGGAATGCCGAACGGGTGCGAGAACTGGCGGCCCAGGGTGAATCTCTGTCAGAGATTGCGCGGCGCATCGGCACGAAGCATCAGCTTGTTGCCAAGTTCCTGAAAGAGCACAACATCCCTCATACCCCATTTCGCCAAGTTGGGGCGAATAACCCTTCATGGCGCGGCGGGCGCATGACGGACAAAAACGGTTATGTCCTGCTGCATATGCCGGAGCACCCGCAGGCAAACCGACACGGCTATGTACGGGAACATCGTTATGTGATGGAGCAGACGTTAGGTCGCGCTCTGAAACGGACTGAGGTTGTCCACCACAGGAACGGGCAACGGGACGATAACCGGCCTGAGAACCTTGAGCTTTTCGCCTCCAACTCACAGCACTTGGCAGAGACACTGAAGGGCCAGACGCCGAACTGGTCGGCAGCGGGCAGGGGCCGTCAACGCGCAGCTTTTGACCGGGGCTTAGGTGCATTGAATACCGCCAGCCAGAAGGCGAGAACAGAAGGTGATCCGCAGTAA
- a CDS encoding terminase small subunit, with protein MTEHRTPNTEQPTAEELGAALNPRHRKFADLYLNECRLNASAAARRSGYKDHRQGWRIVRLPDVAAYIAAVMAESPDVMGAGEVAARLTIEARSTVDMDEFVTVAPTERTFWVPARQHEPVREYAKRKRVDVEDLDKYDLMNEFGASEVSETLDGEVMIKVATIAQDVVIDWAAAKAAGAISGMAVLKKNRDGSLEYRVKDPTKALQLLGQLHDMFGQRQVHQNPDGSPIKFIVGVSEDDL; from the coding sequence ATGACCGAACACCGAACACCGAACACCGAACAACCCACCGCTGAGGAACTGGGCGCGGCCCTCAATCCCCGGCACAGGAAGTTCGCGGACCTCTACCTCAACGAGTGCCGCCTGAATGCCAGCGCTGCCGCTCGCCGGTCCGGATACAAGGACCACCGGCAGGGCTGGCGCATCGTGCGGCTGCCCGATGTGGCCGCGTATATCGCCGCCGTGATGGCCGAGAGTCCGGACGTGATGGGCGCGGGAGAGGTTGCCGCCCGCCTGACCATCGAAGCCCGCAGCACGGTAGACATGGACGAGTTCGTGACCGTCGCGCCCACCGAACGGACCTTCTGGGTGCCTGCCCGCCAGCACGAGCCGGTGCGCGAGTACGCCAAGCGCAAGCGGGTCGATGTGGAGGACCTCGATAAGTACGACCTCATGAACGAGTTCGGGGCGAGCGAAGTCAGCGAGACATTGGACGGCGAGGTCATGATCAAGGTGGCTACCATCGCCCAGGACGTGGTGATCGACTGGGCCGCGGCGAAGGCGGCGGGTGCCATCAGCGGCATGGCAGTTCTGAAGAAGAACCGTGACGGCAGTCTTGAGTACCGGGTCAAGGACCCCACGAAGGCGCTGCAACTGCTGGGGCAACTGCACGACATGTTTGGGCAGCGCCAGGTGCATCAGAACCCGGACGGTAGCCCGATCAAGTTCATCGTGGGCGTTTCGGAGGACGACCTGTGA
- a CDS encoding putative PDDEXK endonuclease: MTAPTRKKPVNSRAKGANGERELAKVLTDLGYPARRGQQFRGGAESPDVVCESLKGWHIEAKRTATCQMFSPATLKNWMEQARRDCGGRRMPIVIHRWNGARDWWVLVMPYARPWYWQRLDLFLKVERELQTIWGLPE, encoded by the coding sequence GTGACCGCCCCCACCCGCAAGAAGCCCGTGAACTCCCGCGCGAAGGGGGCCAATGGTGAGCGCGAGTTGGCGAAGGTCCTCACCGATCTCGGCTACCCCGCCCGGCGTGGCCAGCAGTTTCGGGGCGGGGCGGAAAGCCCGGATGTGGTGTGCGAAAGCCTGAAGGGCTGGCACATCGAGGCGAAGCGTACCGCCACCTGCCAGATGTTCAGCCCGGCGACCCTGAAAAACTGGATGGAGCAAGCCCGGCGGGACTGTGGGGGGAGGCGGATGCCCATCGTGATCCACCGCTGGAACGGTGCCCGCGACTGGTGGGTGCTGGTGATGCCCTATGCGCGGCCCTGGTACTGGCAACGTCTCGACCTGTTCCTGAAGGTCGAGCGCGAACTGCAAACGATCTGGGGGTTGCCGGAGTGA